AGAGGGTGAGCTGCGACCCGGTCAGCGCGCCTGCCACCAAAAACGTCCCTGCCTCGATGCGGTCCGGCATGATGGCGCGATCCACCCCCTGCAAGCCATCCGTCCCGCTGACGGTCACCGTGCTGGTGCCGGCCCCCTGGATGCGAGCGCCCATAGCGCAGCAAAAATCGGCCAGATCGGCGATCTCGGGTTCTTGGGCCGCGTTGTCGATTGTCGTTTCGCCTTGGGCCAGTACGGCAGCCATGATCAGCGTTTCGGTCGCCCCAACGCTGGGATAGTCCAAATGGATGTGGCCCCCCTGGAGCCGGTTGTGGCGGCCCGGAATGGCGGCCCGGACCATCCCGCCCTCGATGCGGATCTGGGCCCCCATGGCCTGCAGCCCCCGCACGTGGAGATCGACCGGACGCGCGCCAATGGCGCACCCGCCGGGCAGCGGCAGCTGCGCCTGTCCCAGGCGGGCCAGCAGCGGCCCCAGGGTAAAAAAGCTGGCGCGCAGGCGCGAGACCAGCTCGTAGGGAGGCGTACCGCCATCGAGCTGGCTGGGATCGAGCTCGAGTGTGCTGCCGCTTCGCCGCACGCCGACGCCCAAGGCAGTCAGGATCTGGCCCATGCGCGCCACGTCCACCAAATCGGGGACATTGCGAATGCGGCACGGCTGGGATGCCAGCAGCGATCCCGCCATGACGGCCAAGGCGGAGTTTTTCGCGCCGCTGATGCCAACGTACCCTGCTAGCGGAGCACCCCCCCAAATT
This DNA window, taken from Cyanobacteria bacterium QS_8_64_29, encodes the following:
- the murA gene encoding UDP-N-acetylglucosamine 1-carboxyvinyltransferase, giving the protein MNSRPTSDTQAQSVLQIWGGAPLAGYVGISGAKNSALAVMAGSLLASQPCRIRNVPDLVDVARMGQILTALGVGVRRSGSTLELDPSQLDGGTPPYELVSRLRASFFTLGPLLARLGQAQLPLPGGCAIGARPVDLHVRGLQAMGAQIRIEGGMVRAAIPGRHNRLQGGHIHLDYPSVGATETLIMAAVLAQGETTIDNAAQEPEIADLADFCCAMGARIQGAGTSTVTVSGTDGLQGVDRAIMPDRIEAGTFLVAGALTGSQLTLSPTVPEHLGPIMAKLHEIGVEVVRERADCLRVLPGELSATDIETAPYPGFPTDMQAQFMVLLALSSGDSVITETVFEHRLAHVPELQRMGANIRVKDRHAIIRGVPKLSGAPIEATDLRASAALVLAGLAAEGVTTVTGLHHLDRGYENLEGKLRQLGAQLQRVPAAAASTSARAPTATNA